Genomic window (Chryseobacterium bernardetii):
TACAGTATTGTCTACCTGATTAGGCTGAATATCCTGTCCGATCTGTTGTGGATCGAAGAATGACATCCCGGCCAGGTCAAAATAGGTTCTCTTGATTTCGGTCTTTTTGAACAGTTCTCCCGGTTTTGTTCTTAATGCTCTAAGAATTACGTGGTCATGGGTTGTTGTATTTCCCTGCCATGTTACTTTATTCCAGGTAGCCTGCTCTCCTTCGTTAATTCTGATCTCCAGATTTACGGCATCTCCATTTACTGATTTTTCAACCGGTGTAACATTGGAGAAAAGGTATCCGTTATTCATATAAACGGATTTGATATCTGAATCATCTTCTTTTCCGCCGTCTTCACCAACTTTTTTGTTGAATCCTACTGCATCATAGATATCTCCTTTTTTATATCCTAATAATCTCTGTAAATATTCCGTAGCATAAACCGTATTACCAGTAAATGTAATATCACCAATATAATACTTTTTACCTTCGTTAAGCTTTACATTAATTTCGTAGTTGTTTTTCTTATTTCTCCATACAGAGTCAGACACAATTTTAGCGTCTCTATATCCCAGGGAGTTATAATAGTTAATCAGGTTTTGCTTATCTTCCTGATATTTATCTTCAATGAATTTTGAAGATTTTAAAATTCCTCCAATACCAAAACGTTTCTGTTTTGTTTCTTTAAAGGCTTTCTTTCTAAGTTTTCTATCGCTTACACTTGGGTTTCCTTCAAACTCAATATGGTCGATTTTAACTTTCTTACCCTTGTCTACATTAATTGTCCAGTCTACCAAAGCAGGATCTCCGGCATTTACTTTATCTTCAATGGTAATTTTTGCATCAGCAAAACCTTTTTTGATATAGTCTTTCGGAATATTTGTCTTAAGACTTGACACGAGGTTTTGGGTAATCTTTGTACCAGGCTTCAGGTTGTTGTCTTTAGCCAGTTTTTCGCTTTTTGATTTTCCAATTCCTTTACCCTTGAATTTCACTTCTCCAAGTTCCTTCAGATCCTGAAGATAGAATTTAAGAACTACAGTCTGTCCTTCAATACTTTGAACGTATACTTCCACTTCAGAAAAAGATTGGGTATCCCAAAGCTTTTTAACAGCATTACTGATTTTCTGTCCCGGAATATCTACGGTTTCTCCTTTGGATAAGCCGGTAAATCTAAGGATCTGAGCTGGTGTATATTTTTTTACCCCATCTACAACAATGTCTTTAAGCGTATAAGTACCTACCTCATTGTCTGCATGTACAGCATTATTTACTTTTGTGCTGTCTTGTGGCGTTACTTGTCCATAAAAATGTGCAGAAGCAGCAAACATAATGATGGGTAATAGTCTAAACTTCATTTTATCGAGTCTTTCTTTTCTTTAAATTTATTGGCCTTGT
Coding sequences:
- the bamA gene encoding outer membrane protein assembly factor BamA; translation: MKFRLLPIIMFAASAHFYGQVTPQDSTKVNNAVHADNEVGTYTLKDIVVDGVKKYTPAQILRFTGLSKGETVDIPGQKISNAVKKLWDTQSFSEVEVYVQSIEGQTVVLKFYLQDLKELGEVKFKGKGIGKSKSEKLAKDNNLKPGTKITQNLVSSLKTNIPKDYIKKGFADAKITIEDKVNAGDPALVDWTINVDKGKKVKIDHIEFEGNPSVSDRKLRKKAFKETKQKRFGIGGILKSSKFIEDKYQEDKQNLINYYNSLGYRDAKIVSDSVWRNKKNNYEINVKLNEGKKYYIGDITFTGNTVYATEYLQRLLGYKKGDIYDAVGFNKKVGEDGGKEDDSDIKSVYMNNGYLFSNVTPVEKSVNGDAVNLEIRINEGEQATWNKVTWQGNTTTHDHVILRALRTKPGELFKKTEIKRTYFDLAGMSFFDPQQIGQDIQPNQVDNTVDINWKLVEKGSSQVQLQAGYGGNSFIGTLGLTFNNFSLKNFLKFKDFKPVPQGDGQTFSIQVQAGQYFQNYGVSFVEPWLFGTRPTALSVSLNNSRVKYSDGLGGSQKLNIFSASVGLNRLLNWPDDYFSLYTGLQFQKYDFNNYPFQFGETTEYNGSANNFSINLGLSRNSAGIDPIFPTMGSNIELSAKLTPPYSLFSNKNYDTMTPIDKYKWMEFYKIKFKADVYNEIAGKLVLRSSAEMGFMDGYNKSLGAPPFERFYVGGTGLFGGRYDGRELIPLRGYDNASTYGGEANDITQRGGGTIYNRFTLELRYPISMNQTAKIYALTFAEGGNVWNSWGNYNPFQLKRSVGVGVRVYMGAFGLIGFDFAYGFDKTMSGTPSGWQNHFLMNQSL